One genomic region from Streptomyces sp. Li-HN-5-11 encodes:
- a CDS encoding carbohydrate ABC transporter permease, with translation MSTEAVTKAVPVRPVRARRSVGSRLAEAVSGGAVRVFLIVVGLFWLVPTIGLLLSSLRSPEDMSGSGWWTVFSKPSQLTFDSYQKLLENSDITNSLLNTVLITVPATVLVVVVGSLAGYAFAWMEFPGRDWWFLAVVGLLVVPVQVALIPIAELFGKIGLFGTILGVVLFHTGFGLPFAVFLLRNFFAEIPRELLEAARLDGAGELRLFARVVMPLGGPAIASLGIFQFLWVWNDMLVALVFTKSGTQPITVALQTQVRQFGNNIDVLAPGAFISMVIPLAVFFAFQRQFVSGVMAGAVK, from the coding sequence ATGAGCACCGAGGCCGTCACGAAGGCGGTACCGGTCCGGCCCGTCAGGGCCAGGCGGTCCGTCGGCTCCCGCCTCGCCGAGGCCGTCAGCGGCGGTGCGGTCCGGGTGTTCCTGATCGTCGTGGGCCTGTTCTGGCTGGTCCCCACGATCGGTCTGCTGCTGTCGTCGCTGCGCTCCCCGGAGGACATGAGCGGCAGCGGCTGGTGGACCGTCTTCAGCAAGCCCTCGCAGCTGACGTTCGACAGCTACCAGAAGCTGCTGGAGAACAGCGACATCACCAACTCGCTGCTGAACACCGTCCTGATCACGGTCCCGGCGACGGTCCTGGTGGTCGTGGTCGGCTCGCTCGCGGGCTACGCCTTCGCATGGATGGAGTTCCCGGGCCGCGACTGGTGGTTCCTGGCCGTGGTCGGCCTGCTGGTCGTGCCCGTGCAGGTCGCGCTGATCCCGATCGCCGAACTGTTCGGCAAGATCGGCCTGTTCGGCACGATCCTCGGGGTGGTCCTCTTTCACACGGGCTTCGGTCTGCCTTTCGCGGTGTTCCTGCTGCGGAACTTCTTCGCGGAGATCCCCCGCGAGCTGCTGGAGGCGGCCCGCCTCGACGGCGCGGGGGAACTGCGCCTGTTCGCAAGGGTCGTCATGCCGCTCGGCGGGCCCGCGATCGCCAGCCTGGGCATCTTCCAGTTCCTGTGGGTGTGGAACGACATGCTGGTGGCGCTCGTGTTCACCAAGTCCGGTACGCAGCCGATCACGGTCGCGCTGCAGACACAGGTACGCCAGTTCGGCAACAACATCGACGTCCTGGCACCCGGGGCGTTCATCTCGATGGTGATCCCGCTGGCCGTGTTCTTCGCCTTCCAGCGGCAGTTCGTGTCCGGTGTGATGGCGGGCGCGGTGAAGTAG
- a CDS encoding bifunctional glycosyltransferase family 2 protein/CDP-glycerol:glycerophosphate glycerophosphotransferase, with the protein MPRFSVIVPAYQVQAYLHECLESVLSQSFMDLELIAVDDCSPDASGTIIDEFASRDPRVRPVHLRENQGLGPARNAGMAEATGDYLVFLDSDDTLAPDALWSIADRLKETGEPDVLVYDYARTDWTGRAVRSHVTAPLAEDGPAPFRLADRPGLLRVLMVAWNKVYRREFVTRESFTFPAGFYEDTPWTYPVLMAAESIATLDRVCVHYRQRRQGSILGTTSRRHFDIFEQYDRVFAFLDRRPELARWRPVLFRRMIDHFSTVFTRPDRLPRGCRAEFLRLARTYYRRYRTPGARLSPRSRLRHALVRLGLHRSFRGLQLAMTLRRRTVKLIVKSLRALRAAALQLHYRIQLRLPLRADRAVFAAYWGRGYGCSPGALEAAFRAFAPRIRTAWIARPEHHGTVPAAARRLSPDTAAYWTALARSKYLVNNVNFDRRLVKRRGQVFVQTQHGTPLKHMGLDLQERPAAARGTDFAQLLRNVDKWDYVVSANRHTTLTWERVYPGRYTTLEYGCPRNDVFQTATAADVARVRESLGIPRDAVALLYAPTHRDYRRTQRSALDPRRVQRRLGPRFVVLARAHYTQDGPLTHPSAGRVIDVSGHPSVEALSLASDALITDYSSIMFDYANLDRPIVILAHDWEAYEAARGTYFDVRSFPPGAVARDEDELVDIFATGHWCGSRSAQLRAAFRARFCPYDDGHAAERVVRHVVLGQTDEAAGLPPVVPLPERCPVPAQAAPPTRTLLAVVPQPAGEQAVSDQAVGEQAVAESL; encoded by the coding sequence TTGCCCAGGTTCAGTGTCATCGTCCCCGCGTACCAGGTTCAGGCGTACCTGCACGAGTGCCTGGAATCGGTGCTCTCCCAGTCCTTCATGGATCTCGAACTGATCGCGGTCGACGACTGCTCGCCGGACGCGTCCGGGACGATCATCGACGAGTTCGCGTCCCGCGATCCGCGGGTGCGCCCCGTCCACCTGCGCGAGAACCAGGGCCTCGGCCCCGCCCGCAACGCCGGGATGGCCGAGGCCACGGGCGACTACCTGGTCTTCCTGGACAGCGACGACACGCTGGCGCCGGACGCCCTGTGGTCGATCGCCGACCGCCTGAAGGAGACCGGCGAGCCGGACGTCCTGGTCTACGACTACGCGCGCACGGACTGGACCGGCCGGGCCGTCCGCAGCCACGTCACCGCGCCGCTCGCGGAGGACGGCCCGGCGCCCTTCCGGCTGGCGGACCGCCCGGGCCTGCTCAGGGTGCTGATGGTGGCCTGGAACAAGGTCTACCGGCGGGAGTTCGTCACCCGTGAGAGCTTCACCTTCCCGGCCGGCTTCTACGAGGACACGCCGTGGACGTACCCGGTCCTGATGGCGGCGGAGTCGATCGCGACCCTGGACCGGGTGTGCGTGCACTACCGGCAGCGCCGGCAGGGCAGCATCCTGGGCACCACCAGCCGCCGGCACTTCGACATCTTCGAGCAGTACGACCGGGTCTTCGCGTTCCTCGACCGGCGCCCCGAACTTGCGCGCTGGCGGCCGGTGTTGTTCCGCCGCATGATCGACCACTTCTCGACGGTGTTCACCCGGCCCGACCGGCTGCCGCGGGGCTGCCGCGCCGAGTTCCTGCGCCTGGCCCGCACGTACTACCGCCGCTACCGCACCCCGGGCGCCCGGCTGTCCCCGCGCTCCCGGCTGCGGCACGCGCTGGTCCGGCTGGGCCTGCACCGCTCGTTCCGCGGGCTCCAGCTGGCGATGACCCTGCGCCGCCGGACCGTGAAGCTGATCGTCAAGTCCCTGCGGGCGCTGCGGGCCGCCGCGCTCCAGCTGCACTACCGCATCCAGCTGCGCCTGCCGCTGCGCGCCGACCGGGCCGTGTTCGCCGCGTACTGGGGCCGCGGGTACGGCTGCAGCCCGGGTGCTCTGGAGGCCGCGTTCCGCGCGTTCGCGCCGCGGATCCGCACCGCGTGGATCGCCCGTCCCGAGCACCACGGCACGGTCCCGGCCGCCGCCCGCCGCCTGAGCCCGGACACGGCCGCGTACTGGACGGCGCTGGCCCGCTCCAAGTACCTGGTCAACAACGTCAACTTCGACCGCCGTCTGGTCAAGCGCCGCGGCCAGGTGTTCGTCCAGACCCAGCACGGCACCCCGCTCAAGCACATGGGCCTCGACCTCCAGGAGCGCCCGGCGGCCGCCCGCGGCACGGACTTCGCGCAGCTGCTGAGGAACGTCGACAAGTGGGACTACGTCGTGTCCGCCAACCGGCACACCACCCTGACCTGGGAGCGCGTCTACCCCGGCCGCTACACCACGCTGGAGTACGGCTGCCCGCGCAACGACGTCTTCCAGACGGCGACGGCCGCCGACGTGGCCCGGGTGCGCGAGTCGCTCGGCATCCCGCGGGACGCGGTGGCACTCCTGTACGCGCCCACGCACCGCGACTACCGGCGCACCCAGCGCTCCGCCCTCGACCCGCGGCGGGTCCAGCGCCGCCTGGGCCCGCGCTTCGTCGTGCTGGCCCGCGCCCACTACACGCAGGACGGCCCGCTCACGCACCCCTCCGCGGGCCGCGTCATCGACGTCAGCGGCCATCCGAGCGTCGAAGCCCTGTCACTGGCCTCGGACGCGTTGATCACCGACTACTCGTCCATCATGTTCGACTACGCCAACCTGGACCGGCCGATCGTGATCCTCGCCCATGACTGGGAGGCGTACGAGGCGGCCCGCGGCACCTACTTCGACGTGCGCTCCTTCCCGCCGGGCGCGGTCGCGCGCGACGAGGACGAGCTGGTCGACATCTTCGCCACCGGCCACTGGTGCGGCTCCCGCTCCGCCCAGCTGCGGGCCGCGTTCCGGGCGCGTTTCTGTCCGTACGACGACGGACACGCCGCCGAGCGGGTCGTGCGCCACGTGGTGCTGGGGCAGACGGACGAGGCGGCCGGGCTGCCGCCCGTCGTGCCGCTCCCCGAGCGCTGCCCGGTGCCGGCGCAGGCCGCACCGCCGACACGCACCCTGCTCGCCGTCGTGCCGCAGCCCGCCGGTGAGCAGGCCGTCAGCGATCAGGCCGTCGGTGAGCAGGCCGTCGCCGAGAGTCTCTGA
- a CDS encoding bifunctional glycosyltransferase family 2 protein/CDP-glycerol:glycerophosphate glycerophosphotransferase, whose translation MPRFSIIVPSYGVAGRLAQALDSVLAQSFGDFELIPVCEAPGAPAADVAARYARRDSRVAPAHSPPSAGAGGARNAGMRAATGTYLLFLDGDDVLVPGALTELSARLEETGDVDVLYFEHERTPWWEGEPARPAQALLARLPPQPFSPAEAPWLTGVELPAWSAAYRRSFVTDRALAFPAGYYTDLAWGGLVTLAAERVAVLRRVVVRHLLRRQGSRLHLPGDHQFDLLDQAERVLVRAAEQGLTERRLTENGLPVERSAALFEQVFDLVLRTAAHADRVPAGRRRAFFRRARSLYRRHRPAGFRMPGGRLGLRHRLLAAGAYTAFRVLCAAGRAAGRAARGLPRVQSPVTRLAYQWHLHRPLDENLVVYCAYWGRGYACSPAALHAKARELAPHLRAVFLVEPGQEHTLPEGVEHAVIGSRRSWKVLARAKYLVNNANFADGVVKRPGSVHLQTQHGTPLKTMGCDQSTYPVVAARTGSFTKLLRRVDRWDYNLSSNRHSTEMWERAFPGAYEGLEYGYPRNDVYYTARADDVARVRRELGVPEGATAVLYAPTHRDHRTGFEAGLDLEAFCEAAGEDVVVLLRAHYFYDRGGRRRSGRVIDVTAHRSTEEVCLAADALITDYSSIMFDYANLDRPIVVYADDWEVYRETRGVCFDLMETPPGPVARTPEELARLFADGSFTGPGPAALRAAFRERFCQFDDGRAAERVVRRVFLGEPPEAVPPVLPLARRVPAPAATPARS comes from the coding sequence ATGCCCCGCTTCAGCATCATCGTCCCGTCCTACGGGGTCGCGGGCCGGCTGGCCCAGGCGCTGGACTCCGTCCTCGCCCAGTCCTTCGGCGACTTCGAGCTGATCCCGGTGTGCGAGGCGCCCGGCGCCCCGGCCGCCGACGTCGCCGCCCGGTACGCCCGGCGGGACTCCCGGGTGGCGCCGGCGCACTCGCCGCCGTCGGCCGGTGCGGGCGGGGCACGCAACGCGGGGATGCGGGCGGCGACCGGGACGTATCTGCTGTTCCTCGACGGCGACGACGTCCTGGTGCCGGGCGCGCTGACGGAGCTGTCCGCCCGTCTGGAGGAGACCGGCGACGTCGACGTGCTCTACTTCGAGCACGAGCGGACGCCCTGGTGGGAGGGCGAGCCCGCCCGTCCGGCCCAGGCGCTCCTCGCGCGGCTTCCCCCACAGCCCTTCTCCCCCGCCGAGGCCCCGTGGCTGACGGGCGTGGAACTGCCCGCGTGGAGCGCGGCCTACCGCCGCTCCTTCGTCACCGACCGCGCCCTCGCCTTCCCTGCCGGGTACTACACCGATCTCGCCTGGGGTGGCCTGGTGACCCTGGCCGCCGAGCGGGTCGCGGTGCTGCGCCGGGTCGTCGTACGGCATCTGCTGCGCCGGCAGGGCAGCAGGCTCCACCTCCCAGGCGATCACCAGTTCGATTTGCTGGACCAGGCCGAGCGGGTGCTCGTCCGGGCCGCCGAACAGGGCCTGACCGAAAGGCGCCTGACGGAAAACGGCCTGCCGGTCGAGCGGTCGGCGGCGCTGTTCGAGCAGGTCTTCGACCTCGTCCTGCGGACGGCGGCGCACGCCGACCGGGTCCCCGCGGGGCGGCGCCGGGCCTTCTTCCGCCGGGCGCGGAGCCTGTACCGCCGCCACCGCCCGGCCGGGTTCCGTATGCCGGGCGGCCGGCTGGGCCTGCGGCACCGGCTGCTGGCGGCGGGCGCGTACACGGCGTTCCGCGTGCTGTGCGCGGCCGGCCGGGCAGCCGGGCGGGCCGCCCGGGGCCTGCCGCGCGTGCAGAGCCCGGTCACCCGCCTGGCCTACCAGTGGCACCTGCACCGCCCGCTCGACGAGAACCTCGTCGTGTACTGCGCGTACTGGGGCCGCGGCTACGCCTGCAGCCCGGCCGCCCTGCACGCCAAGGCCCGCGAACTCGCCCCGCACCTGCGCGCGGTGTTCCTGGTGGAACCCGGCCAGGAGCACACCCTGCCCGAGGGCGTCGAGCACGCCGTCATCGGCAGCCGCCGCTCCTGGAAGGTGCTGGCCCGCGCCAAGTACCTGGTCAACAACGCCAACTTCGCCGACGGCGTCGTCAAGCGCCCCGGCAGCGTGCACCTGCAGACCCAGCACGGCACCCCGCTGAAGACGATGGGCTGCGACCAGTCGACGTACCCCGTGGTCGCGGCCCGAACCGGCAGCTTCACCAAGCTGCTGCGCCGGGTGGACCGCTGGGACTACAACCTCTCCTCCAACCGCCACTCCACCGAGATGTGGGAGCGCGCGTTCCCCGGCGCGTACGAGGGCCTGGAGTACGGCTATCCGCGCAACGACGTGTACTACACGGCCCGCGCCGACGACGTGGCCCGGGTGCGCCGGGAACTGGGTGTGCCGGAGGGGGCGACCGCCGTCCTGTACGCGCCCACCCACCGCGACCACCGCACCGGTTTCGAGGCCGGCCTGGACCTGGAGGCCTTCTGCGAGGCGGCCGGCGAGGACGTGGTCGTGCTGCTGCGCGCCCACTACTTCTACGACCGGGGCGGGAGGAGGCGCAGCGGCCGCGTCATCGACGTCACCGCGCACCGTTCCACGGAGGAGGTGTGCCTGGCCGCCGACGCGCTCATCACCGACTACTCGTCCATCATGTTCGACTACGCCAACCTGGACCGCCCGATCGTCGTGTACGCCGACGACTGGGAGGTCTACCGGGAGACGCGGGGGGTCTGCTTCGACCTCATGGAGACACCGCCGGGCCCGGTCGCGCGCACGCCCGAGGAGCTCGCCCGTCTCTTCGCCGACGGTTCGTTCAC